The Desmonostoc muscorum LEGE 12446 genome includes a region encoding these proteins:
- a CDS encoding 3-oxoacyl-ACP synthase III family protein, producing MTTLEPVGIRAVSVNFPSIIRTNNYYRENFPEMVAEAEQKTLAKLFVPDEATVNSDDDIWSQEVAPYMSDPFRGTVERRVLAADETSLSLEYRAAIDALEAAKLSPEDIDLMLVTSLFPEQITPGNAAFLAGKLGLQGAAWNIESTCTSALVSLQTACSLVQTGQYRNVLVVVSTTYSRYTDENDTLAFLSGDGAGAFVVGKLKPNQGILGTKIANTAATCGAFYNEFTTDEHGNVKMFIRGGKGASKMFNETTVKFIRLCCHGAIANAGLTLDQINFFVFNTPSAWYSRVCTRALGIEPERTININPLYANIGPTFPVANLYHAAHAGKIRENDLVLVYTMGSSSNAGSCVMRWGDVALGPAPASSVSLSQQEDRILIRQ from the coding sequence ATGACAACATTAGAACCAGTAGGTATTCGTGCAGTCTCAGTTAACTTTCCTAGCATCATCCGGACAAACAATTACTACAGAGAGAATTTCCCAGAGATGGTTGCTGAGGCTGAACAAAAAACCCTGGCTAAACTATTTGTACCCGATGAAGCCACAGTCAATAGTGACGATGATATCTGGTCACAAGAGGTAGCACCGTATATGTCAGACCCCTTCCGTGGTACTGTCGAGCGAAGGGTATTAGCTGCCGATGAGACTTCCCTCTCACTAGAGTATCGTGCCGCTATCGATGCTCTCGAAGCCGCAAAGCTATCTCCTGAAGACATCGACCTCATGCTCGTGACTTCACTGTTCCCAGAGCAAATCACACCTGGTAATGCTGCTTTTCTTGCTGGGAAACTGGGACTACAAGGTGCGGCGTGGAATATAGAATCAACTTGCACTTCAGCGTTAGTTTCACTTCAGACGGCCTGTTCTTTGGTGCAAACGGGACAGTATCGCAATGTGTTAGTGGTCGTCTCAACTACGTATTCGCGCTACACCGACGAAAATGATACTCTGGCGTTTTTATCGGGCGACGGTGCTGGAGCCTTTGTAGTTGGTAAGCTGAAACCAAACCAAGGTATTCTCGGCACCAAAATTGCCAATACTGCTGCTACCTGTGGTGCTTTCTATAATGAATTCACCACCGATGAGCATGGTAACGTCAAAATGTTCATCCGAGGTGGCAAGGGTGCAAGTAAGATGTTTAACGAGACGACGGTGAAGTTTATTCGTTTATGTTGCCACGGTGCGATCGCCAATGCTGGACTCACCTTAGATCAAATAAACTTTTTTGTTTTTAATACACCCAGTGCCTGGTATTCACGAGTTTGCACCCGCGCTTTAGGTATTGAACCAGAGCGTACAATCAACATCAATCCCCTATATGCCAACATTGGGCCAACCTTCCCCGTAGCTAATCTCTACCACGCCGCCCACGCAGGTAAAATTCGTGAAAACGATCTAGTTCTCGTCTACACAATGGGTTCATCATCTAATGCTGGTAGCTGCGTCATGCGTTGGGGCGATGTCGCCCTAGGCCCTGCTCCCGCTTCGTCAGTTAGCCTTTCTCAACAAGAGGATAGAATTCTGATTCGTCAATAG
- a CDS encoding cytochrome P450 produces MSNGFYKFLSDRLWAVIKPPISFPTPKNRQFQQAINTLRTIANNIIQQRKQGNRTTYDILSMFMSTQDESGKGLSDQQLHDQIVGLFSAGFETSAVTLGWIWYLLSKYPTVERQLQAELTTVLAGRIPTFEDLPHLKYTKMVVQEAMRLYPGAWVYARNNLDDDLIGGYHIPAGSMLLLSPFVTHRLPAFWDNPEGFDPERFTPERSVDRPRYAYFPFGGGQRQCLGDIFALTEIQLIVAMVCQRFRLNLLPEHPVECQPLLTLQTRKGILMTLQPRSEIDNVSQLNTQKTLLTLNSEFF; encoded by the coding sequence ATGTCAAATGGGTTCTATAAGTTTCTGAGCGATCGCTTGTGGGCTGTCATCAAGCCGCCTATTAGCTTCCCCACGCCAAAAAACCGCCAGTTTCAGCAAGCAATCAACACCCTCCGCACAATTGCCAACAACATCATCCAACAACGCAAACAAGGCAATCGTACCACTTATGACATACTTTCAATGTTCATGAGTACTCAGGATGAGTCTGGCAAGGGATTGAGTGACCAGCAATTACATGACCAGATAGTTGGACTATTTTCCGCTGGATTTGAGACCTCAGCTGTAACACTTGGCTGGATCTGGTACTTGCTTTCCAAATATCCCACTGTGGAACGCCAGTTACAGGCAGAACTGACTACAGTCTTGGCTGGAAGAATCCCGACTTTTGAGGATCTGCCGCACCTGAAATATACCAAAATGGTTGTTCAGGAAGCAATGCGACTTTATCCAGGTGCTTGGGTTTATGCCCGCAACAACTTGGATGACGATTTGATTGGCGGCTATCATATCCCAGCTGGCTCCATGCTTTTGCTCAGTCCCTTTGTCACCCACCGCCTCCCGGCTTTTTGGGATAATCCTGAAGGCTTTGATCCTGAACGATTCACACCAGAACGCTCAGTTGATCGTCCGCGTTATGCGTACTTTCCTTTCGGCGGCGGCCAACGTCAGTGCTTAGGCGACATCTTTGCGTTAACGGAAATTCAGTTGATTGTAGCAATGGTGTGTCAACGCTTCCGCCTCAATCTCCTGCCTGAACACCCGGTTGAATGCCAGCCATTGCTAACTCTGCAAACACGCAAAGGCATTCTAATGACATTGCAGCCACGAAGTGAAATTGATAACGTCAGTCAGCTAAATACTCAAAAGACATTATTAACACTGAATTCTGAATTCTTCTGA
- a CDS encoding cytochrome P450 — MVKQSIYQNGRKKPPGVPGFPIIGCFPQMSTNPLQFLTNAAREYGGVVHLGAIGPQQLYLIADPDCVKYVLQENPQNYTKGENFQDIKLVIGEGLVISEGDSWRSQRRLMQPSFHRQQIAAMVNDMTQLTAQMVERWQKIPAGTTLNISEEMLVLTQKILLKTTLSIDADSDTTELIQAWNTIYRTHLTSKKVLQAS; from the coding sequence ATGGTAAAACAGAGCATCTACCAAAATGGACGTAAAAAGCCTCCTGGCGTACCTGGTTTTCCAATTATTGGCTGCTTTCCCCAAATGTCAACAAATCCGCTGCAATTCCTCACCAATGCAGCGCGTGAGTATGGTGGCGTTGTCCATCTGGGGGCGATCGGTCCGCAACAACTTTACTTGATTGCCGATCCAGATTGTGTAAAGTATGTGCTGCAAGAAAATCCTCAGAATTACACAAAAGGTGAAAATTTCCAGGACATAAAACTGGTAATTGGTGAAGGCTTGGTGATTAGCGAGGGTGACTCATGGCGTTCCCAGCGTCGCCTAATGCAACCATCTTTTCACCGCCAGCAAATCGCCGCGATGGTCAATGACATGACCCAGCTGACCGCCCAGATGGTAGAACGCTGGCAAAAAATACCAGCCGGTACAACCCTCAATATCTCTGAGGAAATGCTTGTTCTGACACAGAAGATTCTCCTCAAGACGACTTTGAGTATTGACGCTGATAGCGACACCACCGAACTAATTCAGGCTTGGAATACTATCTATAGAACCCATTTGACATCTAAGAAGGTGCTGCAAGCCTCTTAA
- a CDS encoding PEP-CTERM sorting domain-containing protein, which translates to MRLFWVILESLFGNQSCLEVIKMALLNKLSLPAISSAAALLMSVTLNIDNAQAALYRFSFEGEGVNGYFTYNDTTIGFADSPNATGYFEAGYDYKFDLGEKGVFEGTIGNPIVFLPRLEDGVTAPETDDFLWEVLPFQRQPASELAFVSYFHYPKGSFEGSTAIRTTVPSTAILDVYPNVDFPNSIGNLLYTGTVQTRIEKIPEPALLPALLGVGAWFIFRRRQRHGKLLDMDM; encoded by the coding sequence ATGAGACTTTTTTGGGTAATTTTAGAAAGTCTATTTGGCAATCAATCTTGTTTAGAGGTAATAAAAATGGCTCTGTTGAATAAATTATCGCTTCCTGCTATTTCCAGCGCGGCAGCATTACTCATGTCAGTAACATTAAACATAGATAATGCTCAAGCAGCGCTGTATAGATTCAGCTTCGAGGGTGAAGGAGTCAACGGTTACTTTACTTACAATGACACTACTATAGGCTTTGCGGATTCACCGAACGCTACCGGATATTTTGAAGCGGGATATGATTATAAATTTGACTTGGGGGAGAAGGGAGTTTTTGAAGGAACTATTGGCAATCCAATTGTTTTTTTACCTCGTCTTGAAGATGGTGTTACAGCACCTGAAACCGATGATTTTCTTTGGGAAGTACTTCCTTTTCAACGGCAGCCAGCGTCTGAGTTGGCTTTCGTGAGCTATTTTCATTACCCAAAGGGTTCATTTGAGGGATCTACCGCTATACGGACAACAGTCCCAAGTACTGCAATCCTTGATGTCTACCCAAATGTGGACTTTCCGAATTCAATAGGCAACCTGTTGTATACAGGAACTGTCCAAACCCGAATCGAAAAGATTCCTGAACCTGCATTGTTGCCTGCATTGTTAGGAGTAGGCGCTTGGTTTATCTTCCGTCGTCGTCAGCGTCATGGAAAACTACTTGATATGGATATGTAG
- a CDS encoding ScyA-related TPP-binding enzyme, translating into MNTKSLNKNANYSPALGTKINPSSNQISFETSTGSSIFSPASPNEKSPESELTPTVAEALVEILENLGVNYAFGVSGGGIGPLWATLNRSNIELLHFRHESGAAFAATEAYFASDRPVVVFTTTGPGITNALTGLFAARGEGAKVIFLSAATSTGNRGRGACQETSAHTMPFSGIFTSGPLFNYATILESGDQLPEISRRLAQGLAQPGSFVAHISVPTPIQTTPLKVQIPDQGFFQSVATANEEAIAECVKLLSAESFAIWVGFGARHAAEEIRQLAEKTGAAVMTSPRAKGIFPEHHPQFIGVTGFSGHLSVLTYMQEQRPQRILVLGTRLGEPTSFWSPAMTPINGFIHVDIDPQVPGVAYPSVETLAVHSEIKTFLKAILKHLPERLNWFPTSSLPRPETYTNTQRTNGLVRPEALMDAIQRLIVEDSDASILAEAGNSFAWATNLLRFNQPDRYRISTGFGSMGHATTGVVGAALGRKGKAVAIVGDGAMLMNNEVSTAVRFEIPSVWIVLNDGRYNMCAQGMALQGLSGNVPIDTEIPSTDFTAIARAMGADGICVNTESDLEAALEKALASTVPFIVDVKIDSTRPAPIGGRIQSLIQQGAIEAKTGRS; encoded by the coding sequence ATGAATACTAAATCTCTCAACAAAAACGCTAATTATTCTCCAGCTTTGGGAACAAAAATTAACCCTTCATCTAATCAAATTTCATTTGAAACTTCAACTGGATCTTCCATTTTTTCCCCTGCATCGCCAAATGAAAAATCTCCAGAGTCAGAATTAACCCCTACGGTTGCAGAGGCTCTAGTCGAGATCCTGGAAAACTTGGGAGTTAACTATGCATTTGGAGTTTCCGGAGGCGGTATTGGGCCATTGTGGGCAACATTAAACCGTAGCAACATCGAATTGCTTCACTTTCGCCATGAATCAGGAGCAGCCTTTGCCGCCACCGAGGCTTATTTTGCCAGCGATCGCCCCGTCGTGGTATTCACTACTACAGGCCCTGGTATCACTAACGCTCTGACTGGGCTTTTTGCTGCACGAGGGGAAGGAGCAAAGGTAATTTTCTTGTCGGCTGCAACCTCAACTGGAAATCGCGGTCGGGGAGCTTGTCAAGAAACCAGCGCCCACACAATGCCTTTCTCAGGGATTTTTACCTCAGGCCCACTATTCAATTACGCAACTATATTAGAGTCTGGCGATCAACTGCCAGAAATTTCTCGCAGACTTGCCCAAGGTTTAGCACAACCAGGCAGCTTTGTAGCCCATATTAGTGTTCCAACCCCAATACAAACTACACCATTAAAAGTCCAGATACCTGACCAAGGGTTTTTTCAATCTGTAGCAACAGCTAATGAAGAAGCGATCGCTGAATGTGTAAAGTTGTTATCAGCAGAATCCTTTGCCATCTGGGTTGGCTTCGGTGCGCGACACGCCGCAGAGGAAATCCGCCAGTTGGCAGAAAAAACTGGGGCGGCGGTGATGACATCACCTCGTGCCAAAGGGATTTTTCCAGAACATCATCCCCAATTTATCGGTGTCACAGGCTTTAGTGGGCATTTATCTGTCCTGACATATATGCAGGAGCAACGACCGCAGCGGATACTAGTGTTGGGAACGCGCCTTGGTGAGCCTACTTCATTTTGGAGTCCGGCCATGACTCCGATTAATGGGTTCATTCATGTTGATATTGATCCGCAAGTTCCAGGAGTGGCTTATCCATCAGTAGAGACTCTCGCTGTCCACTCAGAAATCAAAACATTCCTCAAAGCTATATTAAAACACCTTCCAGAGCGTCTTAATTGGTTTCCCACTTCCTCCCTACCGCGTCCTGAAACCTACACGAATACTCAGCGTACCAATGGCTTAGTGCGACCCGAAGCACTGATGGATGCAATTCAACGGCTGATTGTTGAGGACAGCGATGCCTCAATCTTAGCTGAAGCGGGTAACTCCTTTGCTTGGGCAACTAACTTGCTGCGATTTAACCAACCAGATCGTTACCGGATTAGTACTGGTTTTGGCTCTATGGGTCATGCTACCACGGGGGTAGTTGGTGCGGCATTAGGGCGAAAAGGTAAAGCCGTGGCGATTGTTGGCGATGGAGCGATGCTGATGAACAACGAAGTCAGCACAGCAGTGAGATTCGAGATTCCATCTGTCTGGATTGTCCTCAACGACGGACGCTACAATATGTGCGCCCAAGGAATGGCATTGCAGGGGTTAAGTGGCAACGTCCCCATAGATACGGAAATACCGAGTACTGATTTTACCGCGATCGCCAGAGCTATGGGAGCCGATGGCATCTGTGTGAATACTGAATCTGACTTGGAAGCAGCTTTAGAAAAAGCACTTGCCTCCACTGTTCCATTCATCGTTGATGTGAAGATTGATTCAACCCGACCCGCACCTATTGGAGGTCGCATTCAAAGTCTGATTCAGCAAGGAGCCATAGAAGCTAAAACAGGGCGTTCCTAA
- the tyrA gene encoding bifunctional chorismate mutase/prephenate dehydrogenase — protein MLPEKLKKIDQQLIELLGKRIAILAESQSISLEEQITNFTFSLVQAGVPESMWKNLVTDCTSAVANAFSPPAKTKPRRITLVGGRGMMGHFFQQKFSAAGHYVSILDRTDWEQAESLLKKADLVLVCVPIEHTIEVIHKLAKYLSPTTALADITSIKTPILQTMLEQHSGPVMSLHPMFGPGIKSFLSQKVVVCSGRGDDAFQWLLDLIENDGGKLIMSTPEEHDQMMIAVQAIRNFKTFSLGVFLAEEEINIRRSLDFSSPIFRLEIDIVSRLFTQSAPLVVDIMLATSERREAIGRLASTYNRLAQLIIQNDRDTLIREFKATHSFLAEEMNSAVEESTHIINTLTTLLAARDVEKKQSYFVRKQTAIANQPIAP, from the coding sequence ATGCTTCCAGAAAAGCTGAAAAAAATTGACCAACAACTCATTGAATTACTAGGTAAAAGAATTGCAATTTTAGCTGAATCACAATCCATTTCTTTAGAAGAACAAATTACTAATTTTACATTTTCCTTGGTGCAGGCTGGTGTTCCAGAGTCGATGTGGAAAAACCTGGTTACAGATTGTACCTCTGCTGTTGCTAATGCATTTTCCCCTCCAGCTAAGACCAAGCCACGACGGATTACTCTAGTTGGCGGACGGGGGATGATGGGGCACTTCTTCCAGCAGAAGTTCTCAGCTGCCGGTCACTACGTCAGTATTCTCGATCGCACTGACTGGGAACAAGCAGAATCGCTGCTAAAAAAAGCAGATTTAGTTTTAGTTTGCGTTCCGATTGAACATACCATAGAGGTGATCCATAAACTTGCTAAATACCTTTCGCCAACTACTGCTTTAGCGGATATTACTAGTATTAAGACTCCCATATTACAGACGATGCTTGAGCAGCATAGTGGACCTGTAATGAGCTTACATCCAATGTTTGGCCCAGGCATCAAATCATTCTTGTCTCAAAAAGTTGTAGTCTGTTCTGGTCGTGGAGATGATGCATTTCAATGGCTTTTGGATTTGATTGAAAATGATGGTGGTAAACTGATTATGTCTACACCAGAAGAACACGATCAAATGATGATTGCTGTTCAAGCAATCCGTAACTTTAAAACCTTTAGTCTTGGTGTTTTCTTAGCAGAAGAAGAAATCAATATTCGTCGGAGCTTAGATTTTTCCAGCCCAATTTTTCGTCTGGAAATTGACATAGTTAGCCGCTTATTCACTCAGTCTGCACCTCTGGTAGTAGATATTATGCTTGCTACATCAGAGCGCCGTGAAGCTATTGGGCGATTAGCGTCTACTTATAATCGATTGGCACAATTAATTATTCAGAATGATCGAGATACCCTGATTCGGGAGTTCAAAGCAACCCATAGCTTTTTGGCAGAAGAAATGAACTCTGCTGTAGAAGAAAGTACTCATATAATTAACACCCTGACTACACTTTTAGCAGCTAGGGATGTCGAAAAAAAACAATCATATTTTGTCAGAAAACAAACTGCGATCGCTAATCAACCTATAGCACCATAA
- the aroH gene encoding chorismate mutase — MDKLTFLTHTYQQINISAPPGEWRVRGLRGATTVNHNSAQAIAEAVDELLNALEVNNPLDPAEIVSVTFSATPDLDAIFPAAVARRRPNWDRVPLLDVQQMQVNGSLKCCIRVLIHFNTPMPQSALRPIYLRGAAQLRPDLAIFS; from the coding sequence ATGGATAAGCTCACATTTCTTACACATACATACCAACAAATTAACATATCAGCGCCACCTGGAGAATGGCGGGTGCGGGGACTCCGGGGTGCAACTACAGTTAATCATAATTCAGCACAAGCGATCGCAGAAGCTGTGGATGAGTTATTGAACGCCTTAGAAGTAAACAATCCCTTAGATCCTGCCGAAATCGTTAGTGTCACTTTTTCCGCTACTCCTGACTTAGATGCCATATTTCCAGCTGCGGTGGCACGTCGTCGTCCAAACTGGGATCGAGTTCCTCTCTTGGATGTGCAGCAAATGCAGGTAAATGGTAGTCTGAAATGCTGTATTCGGGTGCTAATTCACTTCAATACCCCCATGCCTCAGAGTGCATTACGCCCCATTTATTTGCGCGGGGCTGCACAGTTACGCCCAGATTTAGCGATATTCAGTTAG
- a CDS encoding class I adenylate-forming enzyme family protein, producing MNIAHHVERGCQLYPEKIALIFEDKSFTYKHLNQLVNRLANGLSGLGIRKGDRVVLFLPNIPEFIISYLGILKIGAVVVSVNVMLKSNEVSYIFNDCAAKAIITTESLVENVPDADLPELQHILIAEGSAKKGTTLAKLMDSASSNGYAIEIDRHAPASIVYTSGTTGFPKGATLSHGNIISNMYSQNRCCGMRPDDRLLLYLPLFHCFGQNAILNAALNVCATIILQRRFDLEQVLNAIATHEVTMFFGVPTVFINLLNNDLSRYNLNSVRYYFSAAAPMPIEVAQTWRDKYGKVINEGYGLTETSPCASYNHDLKYKLGSIGAPIENVEMKVIDDSGNQVELGELGQIVIRGPNVMLGYWNRPFETAQVIKNGWFHTGDIGRVDEDGFFYIVDRLKDMINVSGFKVYPTEVENVIYQHSSVAEVAVYGVKDAVKGEIVQANIILKQGNIISEEQILKFCSERMAKYKLPCAINFVDSLPKNPTGKVLKRLLRQQSSSQLAAVSK from the coding sequence ATGAATATTGCCCATCATGTCGAGCGGGGTTGTCAACTCTATCCTGAGAAAATCGCTCTGATTTTTGAAGATAAATCTTTTACCTATAAACACCTGAATCAGCTAGTAAATCGTCTAGCCAACGGTTTAAGTGGATTAGGAATTAGAAAAGGCGATCGCGTAGTTTTGTTTTTGCCAAACATTCCAGAATTTATAATTTCTTATCTTGGCATTCTCAAAATCGGTGCGGTTGTCGTTTCAGTCAACGTGATGCTCAAAAGCAATGAAGTTAGTTACATTTTCAACGATTGTGCTGCCAAGGCAATAATTACCACTGAATCACTCGTTGAAAATGTACCAGATGCAGATTTACCGGAACTACAACACATTTTGATCGCAGAGGGTAGCGCCAAAAAGGGAACTACTTTAGCGAAACTGATGGATAGTGCTTCTAGCAATGGATATGCGATTGAAATAGATCGCCATGCTCCTGCTAGCATCGTTTATACATCAGGAACAACGGGTTTTCCTAAAGGAGCGACCCTTTCCCACGGCAACATAATTTCTAATATGTATTCCCAAAACCGTTGTTGTGGAATGCGACCAGATGACCGATTATTGCTTTATTTACCGCTATTTCATTGTTTTGGTCAAAATGCGATTCTCAACGCAGCATTAAACGTCTGCGCCACAATTATCCTGCAACGTCGATTTGACCTTGAGCAAGTCCTGAACGCGATCGCTACTCATGAAGTAACAATGTTCTTTGGGGTACCAACGGTCTTTATTAACCTTCTAAATAATGATTTATCTCGCTACAACCTCAATAGTGTGCGTTATTACTTTTCAGCAGCGGCACCAATGCCAATTGAAGTTGCCCAAACTTGGCGAGATAAGTATGGAAAAGTCATCAATGAAGGATATGGTTTAACTGAAACATCACCATGTGCATCTTATAATCACGATTTGAAATACAAACTCGGTTCCATTGGCGCTCCTATCGAGAATGTAGAAATGAAAGTTATTGACGATAGTGGTAATCAAGTAGAGCTTGGTGAATTGGGTCAAATAGTAATTCGAGGACCTAATGTCATGCTTGGTTATTGGAATCGCCCATTTGAAACTGCTCAAGTAATTAAAAATGGCTGGTTTCATACTGGTGACATTGGTCGGGTAGATGAAGATGGTTTTTTCTACATCGTTGACCGCTTGAAAGACATGATTAATGTATCTGGATTTAAGGTATATCCGACTGAAGTTGAAAATGTAATTTATCAACACTCATCTGTTGCCGAGGTAGCTGTATATGGCGTTAAGGATGCTGTCAAAGGTGAGATAGTTCAGGCAAATATTATCCTGAAGCAGGGCAACATAATTAGCGAAGAACAAATCCTCAAATTTTGTTCTGAAAGAATGGCAAAATACAAACTTCCCTGTGCTATTAATTTTGTAGATTCCCTACCGAAAAATCCAACGGGTAAAGTTTTAAAACGACTTTTGCGCCAGCAATCAAGCTCTCAATTAGCTGCTGTTAGTAAGTAA
- a CDS encoding IS5 family transposase, whose translation MAYSSNLTDAEWEIFEPLLQEILPTKKQTRPTNWPKRDIFNGILYQLKNGCNWQDLPKDLPPYSTVYWHYKQWRAAGVFEELMSVLHGQVREQVKKKPHWTTLIIIDSQAVKNTCNASVESKGFCFYKATNGIKRHLAIDTLGFPFFTLCTRANVSDDAGLIEMFTLNIDYFKSKPIDIPKITILLDHGYHPEYLTQELERIYPEIMTKIQFQLSTKPSKQEKAAQGKSGFVPAIARWVIERSNAWMERCKILVKNFERTLVSATAKLNICFIRLMIKRLAAPS comes from the coding sequence ATGGCGTATTCCAGCAACCTCACTGATGCAGAATGGGAAATTTTTGAACCCTTATTGCAAGAGATATTACCGACTAAGAAGCAGACTCGACCGACCAACTGGCCAAAGCGAGATATCTTCAATGGAATTCTCTATCAACTAAAAAATGGATGCAATTGGCAAGACTTACCTAAAGACCTCCCCCCTTATTCCACTGTATATTGGCACTACAAACAGTGGCGAGCAGCCGGGGTATTTGAGGAACTGATGAGTGTCTTACATGGACAAGTGCGTGAACAGGTAAAAAAAAAACCGCACTGGACGACATTGATCATCATTGACTCCCAAGCAGTGAAAAATACCTGCAACGCCAGTGTGGAGTCGAAAGGTTTTTGCTTCTACAAAGCCACCAACGGTATTAAAAGGCATTTGGCTATTGACACCCTTGGGTTTCCCTTTTTTACGCTCTGTACTCGCGCCAATGTCTCGGATGATGCCGGATTAATTGAGATGTTTACTCTCAACATCGACTACTTCAAGTCAAAACCTATCGATATTCCCAAGATTACTATCCTGCTAGATCATGGGTATCACCCAGAATATTTGACTCAGGAGTTAGAGCGAATTTACCCAGAGATCATGACCAAAATTCAGTTTCAACTTTCTACGAAACCCTCAAAACAAGAGAAAGCGGCACAAGGAAAATCTGGATTTGTTCCGGCAATAGCTAGATGGGTGATCGAACGCTCCAATGCTTGGATGGAGCGCTGTAAAATTCTGGTTAAGAACTTTGAACGAACCCTGGTTAGTGCCACTGCCAAACTCAATATCTGCTTCATCAGGCTAATGATTAAGAGGCTTGCAGCACCTTCTTAG
- a CDS encoding PEP-CTERM sorting domain-containing protein (PEP-CTERM proteins occur, often in large numbers, in the proteomes of bacteria that also encode an exosortase, a predicted intramembrane cysteine proteinase. The presence of a PEP-CTERM domain at a protein's C-terminus predicts cleavage within the sorting domain, followed by covalent anchoring to some some component of the (usually Gram-negative) cell surface. Many PEP-CTERM proteins exhibit an unusual sequence composition that includes large numbers of potential glycosylation sites. Expression of one such protein has been shown restore the ability of a bacterium to form floc, a type of biofilm.), which yields MASAISIAAFLVLGTVGINPAQAALFKFTFEGEGANGYFIYDDSANKIEPLGPDFPLAEYDGSVEKYFVNAGGILAEGTKGLQQDIHDEARNVLYLGRPGNLGYDGGAADDFILYVPPAARGEQYGLSIRFSYPEGSFSDSVALRTSVPDTARLRVYPYWDFPNTTGDYTFEGTVKTKIEKIPEPASVSALLGVGAWFIFRRQRRQLQQISS from the coding sequence ATGGCTTCTGCTATCAGCATCGCAGCATTTTTAGTTTTAGGAACAGTTGGCATAAATCCAGCCCAAGCTGCTCTTTTTAAATTTACTTTCGAGGGTGAGGGAGCAAATGGTTACTTTATTTATGATGATTCAGCTAATAAGATAGAACCTCTCGGCCCTGACTTTCCTCTTGCTGAGTATGATGGCTCAGTAGAAAAGTATTTTGTTAATGCAGGGGGTATTCTGGCTGAGGGAACAAAGGGATTACAGCAAGATATACATGATGAGGCCAGAAATGTTCTTTATCTTGGACGCCCTGGTAATTTGGGCTACGATGGTGGTGCCGCTGATGACTTTATTCTTTACGTTCCTCCGGCTGCTCGTGGGGAGCAATACGGTTTGTCAATTCGCTTTAGTTACCCGGAGGGAAGTTTTTCAGATTCTGTTGCCCTACGAACGAGTGTACCTGACACCGCTAGACTCAGAGTCTACCCATACTGGGACTTTCCCAATACAACGGGAGACTACACCTTTGAAGGAACCGTTAAAACAAAAATCGAAAAAATTCCTGAACCTGCATCAGTGTCTGCATTGCTGGGAGTGGGTGCTTGGTTTATCTTCCGTCGTCAACGCCGACAATTACAGCAGATTTCAAGTTAA